From Sphingomonas sp. PAMC26645:
ACCGCGTCGGCGGTCGGCATCGCGTGGCGCGCGATCCTCGCATTCGGTGATCCGCAGCCGACCACCGGCGCCGAGTTCGGCATTGGCGTGTCGGTGATCGCGATCGCGGCGACGGTGTTCCTGCTCGCCTATCAGCGCAAGATCATCCGTCAGACGGGCTCGGTCGCGATCCTCGCGGACAACGTCCATTACCAGTCCGACGTGCTGCTCAACGGATCGGTGATCGTTGCGCTGGTGCTCGATCAATATGTCGGGTGGAGCGGTGCGGATCCGATCTTCGGCATCGTCATCGCGCTGTGGCTCGCCTGGGGCGCGTTCCAGGCGTCGTCGAACGCGATCGACCAGTTAATGGACAAGGAATGGCCGGAGGATTTCCGCGCGCAATTCCTCGACGTCGCCGCGCGCCAGCCCGGCATTCGCGGCATCCACGATTTCCGCACGCGGCGCTCGGGCAGCCACGACTTCGCGCAGTTCCACATGGAGGTCGCGCGCGACCTGACCGTCGAACACGCGCACGACATCGTCGAGGCGGTCGAGCGGAACCTGCGCACCGCGTTCCCCAAGGTGGAGGTATTGATTCACCTCGATCCGGAGGGGCATGTCGACACCGACAATCCGCTGGTCGAGGCGGATGTGACGCCGCATTGGTTCGGCAAGCGGGTATAGTCCGTTCGAGATTCGGCAAACGCGTTTGAGGATTCAGGCATGAGAATACCGTTCGCGCAGATCGATGCGTTTTCCGACACGCCGTTCGGCGGCAACCAGGCCGCGGTGATGCCGCTGTCGGTCTGGCTCGACGACGCCGTGCTGCTGGACATCGCGCAGGAGAACAACCTGAGCGAGACCGCGTTCATCGTCGCGTCGGACGACGAGGGTGTCGATTTCGATCTTCGCTGGTTCACGCCGGGTGCGGAGGTTGCGCTGTGCGGGCACGCGACGCTCGCGAGCGGGCATTTCGTGCTGTCGTCGGATACCGCGCTCGATCGGGTGCGCTTCCGGACGCGGCAGGCGGGTATGCTCGAGGTTGCTCGGGCGGATAGCGGATACACGCTGGAACTGCCCGCATGGGGACCGAGCCCGAAGGCGATCCCGGAGATCGTCGCGGCTCTGAACATCGAGGCGCCCGTCGAGACGCTGTGGCACGAGAAGGGCTATGCGCTCGTGATCGTCGAGGACGAGGCCGTGGTGCGCGAGTTGAAGCCGGACTTCGCGGCGTTGGCGAAGTTCCCGATCGTCGCGATCGTCGCGGCTCAGGGCGAGGCGGCCGATATCGTCAGCCGCGTGTTCACGCCGTATTACGCGATCAATGAGGATCCGGTGACGGGCTCGGCGCATGCGGTGATGGTGCCGTATTGGGCGCCGACCTTGGGGAACAGCTTTACGGCCTATCAGGCGAGTTCGCGCGGCGGGAAGCTGACGTGCCGTCTTGATGGCGACCGCGTGGTGCTGGGTGGATCGTGCGTGACGACGATCGAAGGCACGTTCCTCCTGCCTTGAGCGTGCCGGAGTTCGCACGCGCAGCCAACACTTCCGTCATCCTGGCGAAAGCCAGGATCCAGAGCCACGAACGTCGTCGGTTGTTACCCTGGGTCCTGACTTTCGTCAGGATGACGTCGGGGAGGGGACCCTACCGCTTCCGCCCCTTGGTCATCGGATCGGGCTTCTTCGGTTTCACCCAACCCGGCGGCGGGGTCATGCGTTGTTGGCTGGTGCCGAGACCCATTGCGCCGGGCTGCTGGCGAGTCAGTCCCGCGGTGTCCGCCACCTCACCACCACCGCGCAGCACGCTGATCTGATCGCGCAACTTGCCTGCGGTCTCGAAATCCATCGCCGCGGCGGCGGCTTCCATCTGGCGGCGTAGATCTTCGATATCCATTCGCCCTGAACGCGTCAGGCGGCGACGAGTGCCGCTTCGGTGTCCGCAATCCAGCCGCCGCCGAGCACGCGCTCGCCCGCATAGAGCACCGCGGCCTGGCCCGGTGCGACGCCGTATTCGGGCGCGTCGAATACCACGCGGTCGCCGACCAGACGGGCAGGGACGGGCTTTGCCATCGACCGAACCTTCGCCGTCAGCGGCCCGGTGAAGTCGCCGCCCAACCAATTGATGTCGGTCATCCGCGCAGCCTCGACCGCCAGCGCGCGACGGGGGCCAACGACGACCCGCTTCGTCGCCGGTTCGACTCGCACGACATAGAGCGGCTCCGGACTGCCGCCGATCTCCAACCCGCGACGCTGTCCCACTGTAAAGTGGATCAACCCGCGATGCTCGCCGAGCTTAGTGCCGCCGAGATCGACGATATCGCCGGCCGTCTCCGCCGCCTCGGGCCGCAGCTTCTTCACCAAGCCTGCGTAATCGCCATCGGGGACGAAGCAGATGTCCTGGCTGTCGGGCTTGGCCGCGACGCCGAGCCCGAGTTCGGCAGCGATCTCGCGCACCCGCGCTTTGGGCAGACCGCCCAACGGAAACCGCAGATAGTCGAGCTGCGCCTGCGTGGTCGCGAACAGGAAATAGCTCTGGTCGCGCGCCGGATCGGCGCCGCGGTGGAGTTCTGCACCGTTGATGCCCTCGACTCGCCGGACATAATGCCCCGTCGCCAGGCAGTCTGCGCCGAGATCGCGCGCGAGCTTCAGCAGGTCGGTGAACTTCGGCCCCATGTTGCACTGGACGCACGGGATCGGCGTGCGGCCTGCCAGATACTCGTCGGCGAACTTGTCGACGACCTGCTCGCGGAAGCTGGTTTCGTGATCGAACACATAATGCGCGATGCCGAGGCGATCGCAGACCGCGCGGGCGTCGCGGATATCGCGGCCGGCGCAGCATGAGCCCGCGCGGCCGACCGCCTCGCCGTGATCGTAGAGCTGGAGCGTCACGCCGATGGTCTCGGCGCCGGTGGCGTGCGCGAGCGCGGCGACGACCGAACTGTCGACGCCGCCCGACATCGCCACGACGATGCGCTTTCCGGCCATGCCCGTATCGGCGCCGGCCCCGAGCTGAAAATCGGTCTGATCCATGCGGCGCTACATAAGCGCGGAGGCACCGCGTTGCAAAAAGATGCGTCGATTAACCTCGATCAGGCCGAAGCGAGTGAAAAATGCGACCGGCGAACGTCGCAATGCAACAAATCGGCCACTGCGCGGCGGGTGTTTTACGCAGTCTTCATCCCCTTGCCCTAGACAGGGGCTTCCGAGAGTGAAGCGAGTATCCCGTTGGACCTGAGTTTTCCCCGTTTCGATCGCGACGCAGAGGTCACCGTTCTTCCGGGTGACCTGGCCGTCCTGATCGTCGGTATCGCCGCCCGACAGGCGGCGAGCCCGACAGCGGCGGTGCAGGCGGGATTTGCTCGCGCCACGATCGATCCGAAGTTGTTTGCGCCGCTCCACGGTGCGTTCAACGGGCCGATGGCCGCGGCGTTGACCCGTTGGAAGGAGGAATGAAGATGCTGTTTACCGCGGCGTTTCAGCCGATCTTCAAGACCTGCGATTACAGGTCGTGTGTGCGTATCGAGAGGGGGCCCCCCGCCCCGATCAGAGGTTTCAAATGATCGAGAACCAGAAAATCCGTCCCGGCAAGGTCATCGGGCCATTGGGCGAGCAGCTGACGCTGGACAGCCTGCCACCGCCCAGCACCACGCGCTGGGTCGTGCGGCGTAAGGCCGAAGTTGTCGCCGCGGTGAATGGCGGACTGTTGAGCGTCGACGATGTCTGTGCGCGCTACGGCCTGACGGTCGAGGAGTTCGCCGGATGGCAGCGGGCGATCGATCGGTCGGGAATGCCCGGACTGCGCGTGACGCGGATCCAGCACTATAAGTCGCTGTACGAGCGCCAACAAAAGTATTGAGCGGCAAAACTCAAAACGCGAGCGGAACAAAAAACGTCGTTCGCACGTCTTTCCGCCATCGCCCGGATACGGGTTCAACGGAGGGAAAATATCATGGGTCTCATTCTTTGGCTGATCATCGGCGGCGTCATCGGCTGGATCGCTAGCATGATCATGCGCACCGATGCGCAGCAGGGCATCTTCCTGAACATCATCGTCGGCATCGTCGGCGCGTTCATCGGTGGCCTGATCCTGTCGGGTGGCTCGATCAACAACGCACCGCTCACGCTGACCTCGTTCATCGTGTCGCTGCTGGGCGCCATCGTCCTGCTCGCGATCGTGAACCTCGTGCGTCGCGGTAGCGTCCGCTAAGAGTTCGCTTCGTCACGCGAAGTTGAAGAAGGGCCGTCCGGGCAACCGGGCGGCCCTTTTTTCGTGCGTGGCCGTGTTAGTGAATTCCGACGGTCTCCCCTCCCTGAAAGGGAGAGGTTGGGGGTGGGTCGGGTTCCCTGTGTCGAAACGGTCGCGGCATGAGCGAGCCTACCCACCCCCGGCCCCTCCCTTCCAGGGAGGGGAGCAGTAGAGAGGGTCAGTTCAGCAGGAAGCGTACCGACAGCGTGACCGTCACGTCCTTCTCGCCGGGTGCGATCTGCGTGCTGTCCTTGGCCATCGCCGCGCGCGCCATGAACATCGGCTGCGGCGAACCACCCGTATCCTGGCCCGATTCCGCGATCGACACGATCCGCGACACGCGCAGCCCCGCCGCCTTGGCGTAGAGATCCGCGCGACGCTTGGCCTGCGCGATCGCGTCGGCCCGCGCCTCGTCGAGCGCCGCGTCGGGCTTGTCGATCGACAGGTTCGGCCCGTCGATCTGGTTCGCACCCTGCGCCACCAGCGCGTCGAGGATCGTCCCAGACTTGGCGACGTCGCGGAAGCGGATCGAGACGGTGTTGGTCGCCTGATACCCGGTGATCACCGGCGGCTGGTTGTCGGCGTAGCGATATTGCGGCGACAGCTGGACGTTCGAGGTAGCGACGTCGCGCGGTGCGACGCCCGCCCGCTTGAGTGCGTCGAGCACCTTGGCCATCCGCTGCGCATTGTCGGTGAGCGCCGCGGCGGCAGTCGGCGACTGAGACACGACCCCCGCGCGAATCGTCGCGAGATCGGGCACGCGCGTCGTGCGGCCCTCGGCGGTCACGTCCAGCACGGTCCCGGCGGCGGGCACCATCGGCTCGACCGTGGTCGGCGCGGCCTGGGCATTGGCGGCGGCGGGAAGAATCGCGGTGGCGCTCGCCAGGATGGTGAGGAACGATGCGGTCTTCATAATGGTGTCTCCCGTTGAACTGTCCGTGCGTGTCGCCCGGATCGGCTCAACACAAGCTGAACGTCTTCCAACTCTTCGAAGCTTATTGCGAATAGATCGAAATCGAAGCATGTCTGCGTCCTGCGCTCGTCGAGGGGCTTGAGCACGGTGACTTATTCAGATAATACAGCTTGCGAATGGCGAAGCGGGTCGAGACAAGACCGGTCGAAATTGGGATTGTGACGCGCATGAACTACGAGACGAAAACCGTCGGCCAGATTGACGGTGGCGAGCACGAAGACCAGCTCGTGCTCCCCGATTACACCGCGCCGTCGCACCGCCGCCGCAACATCATCATCGCGGTCGTCGTCGTGCTGGCGATTCTCGGCGCCGTCTTCGCGTTCAAGGGCGGCAAGAAGGACGCCGCCGCCGGTCCGGTCGTCGAACAGGTGCCGACCGTCTCGGTCATGGTACCGGGGCGCAAGACCGTCGACCGCACGATTTCCGCGACCGGCACGATCGCCGCGCGGCGCGAAATGCCGGTCGGCGTCGCAGGCGAGGGCGGGATGATCACGCGCGTGCTGGTCGAGCCGGGCCAGTGGGTCGCCGCGGGTCAGGTGCTCGCGACGGTCGATCGCTCGGTGCAGACCGAGACCGCCGCCTCGCTCGCCGCCTCGGTCAGCGTAGCCCGTTCCGACGAGACGATCGCGCAAGCCGAACTCGATCGCGCCAAGCAGCTCGTCGATCGCGGCTTCATCTCGAAGGCCGATCTCCAGCGCAAGGCCGCGACGCGCGACGCCGCCGCCGCGCGCGTGAAGGTGGCGCAGGCGACGCTCGGCGAGGCGCGCGCGCGCAACGGTCGTCTCGATATCCGTGCGCCCGCCGCCGGCCTCGTGCTGACGCGCGGCGTCGAATCGGGTCAGGTCGTCGGCGCGGGTACCGGCGTGCTGTTCCGCATGGCCGCGGACGGCCAGATGGAAATGCGCGCACAGTTGAGCGAAGCTGATCTCGCCGGGCTCCACGCCGGCGCGCGCGCGACGGTCGTTCCGGTCGGCACGACTCAGGGCTTCCCGGGCCAGGTGTGGCAGGTTTCGCCGGTGATCGACCCGCAGAGCCGGCAGGGCATTGCGCGGATCGCGGTCGCCTATGACCCCGCGCTGCGGCCGGGCGGTTTCGCTGCGGCGACGATCGTCGGCGGTGCGACCCAGGCACCGCTGCTCCCTGATTCGGCGCTTCAGAGCGACGAGAAGGGTAGCTTCGTCTATATCATCGGCGCCGATAACAAGGCGGTGCGCCGCGATATCAAGATCGGCCAGGTCTCCGACGCGGGCGTGACGATCCTCAGCGGACTCGACGGGACCGAGCGAGTAGTGTTGTCTGCAGGCGGGTTCCTGGCGCCCGGGCAGAAGGTGAAGCCGGTCACGAAGAAAGCGAGCTGAGCTCATGAACTTTCGCAACATCTCGGCCTGGGCGATCCGCAACCCGGTGCCGCCGATCGTGCTGTTCATCGCACTGACGCTGGCGGGCATCGTCAGCTTCATGCGGATGGACGTGAACAACGATCCGGACATCGATTTTCCGATCGCGATCGTCGTCATCAACCAGCCGGGTGCTGCGCCGACCGAGCTCGAGACGCAGGTCACGCAGCGCGTCGAGGCCGCGGTGCGTTCGCTCCAGGGCATCGACGAGATCACCTCGACCGTGACCGAGGGCCAGTCGCAGACCGTCGTCCAGCTTAGCATCGGCACGCCGATCGACCGTGCCGTCACCGACGTCCGCGACGCGATCGCGCAGATCCGCAGCGACCTGCCCGAGGGTATCCTTGAGCCGCAGGTGTTCCGCGCCAACACCACCGACAACGATCTCGCCAGCTATTCCGTGATCGCCAAGGACATGACGGTCGAACAGCTGAGCTGGTACATCGACAACAACGTCGCGAAGGAGTTGCTGTCGGTCCCCGGCATGGCTGCGGTCAATCGCAACGGCGGCGTCAGTCGCGAAATCCGGATCATCCTCGATCCGCTCAAGCTGCAAAGCCAGGGGCTGACCGCGAGCCAGGTCAACGCCCAGCTCCGGCAGGTCAATCTGAATGCGGCGGGTGGTCGCGCCGAGATCGCCGGGTCCGAACAGTCGGTCCGCGTGCTCGGCAACGCGAAGGACGCGGTCGCACTCGCCCAGACTCAGATCAGCGTTGGCAACGGCCGCACCGTGCGCCTTGCCGACATCGCACAGGTGCGCGATCTCTATGCCGAACAGCGCAGCCGTGCCGCGATCGACGGCCGCCAGACGATCAGCTTCGATTTCCAGCGCTCCAAGGGTTCGTCCGACGTCACCGTCTTCAACGAGGCGGTGAAGAAGCTCGCGGCGATGGAAAAGCGCAATCCGAACGTGCATTTCGTGCTGCGCTCGAACAGCGTCAAATACACCGAGATGCAGTATGAGAGCGCGATCCACGCGATGATCGAGGGCGCAGTGCTCGCGGTGATCGTGGTATTCCTGTTCCTGCGCGACTGGCGCGCGACGGTGATCTCGTCGCTGGCGATCCCGCTGTCGGCGATCCCGGCCTTCTGGTTCATGGACCTGCTCGGTTTCAACCTGAACCAGATGACGCTGCTCGCGCTCAGCCTCGTCGCGGGCGTGCTGGTCGACGACGCGATCGTCGAGATCGAGAACATCGTCCGGCACATGCGGATGGGCAAATCCGCCTATCAGGCCTCGATCGACGCCGCCGACGAGATCGGTCTTGCCGTGCTGGCGACGACGATGGCGATCGTCGCGGTGTTCCTGCCGGTTGGCCTGATGCCGGGTATATCGGGGCAGTTCTTCAAGAATTTCGGCCTGACGGTCGTCGCCTCGGTGTTGATGAGCCTCGCGGTCGCGCGTCTCGTCACGCCGATGCTCGCAGCGTATTTCCTCAAGTCCGCCGGCCCCGCCGTGCACGGTGAGGGAGTCCTGATGGACGGCTATATGGCGACGCTGAAATGGACGCTGGAGACCGGCAAGGCAAAGGCGTCGGCGGCACGCGGCGGGTTCCACCGCCTGACCAGCCGCTTCCGCGATCACCGCTTCTGGGTGCTCGGGCTCGGCGTGTTCGCGTTCCTGATGACTATCGTGATGTTCGCGGTCTTGCCGATGACGTTCCAGCCCGCGCAGGACAACGACACCTCGATGGCGGTGATCGACATGGTGCCGGGCACGACGCTGGCGCAGACCGAAGCCGTCGTGACCAAGGTCGCGGCGCTGATCGGATCGCAGCCCGACGTTCAGTCGGTCTATGCGCGCAGCGGGGCCAACGGTTCGGTCAACGCCGGCCGCGTCACCGCGACGCTCAAGGACGATCGAAAGATGAAGAGCACGGAGTTCGAACGTAGTCTCGCGCCCCAGCTCGCGGCGATCCCCGATGCGCGTGTCTCGTTCCGCTCGCAGAATGGCTGGGGTGGCAGCACGCGCGACATGAGCGTGACGCTCGGCGGCGACGATCCCAAGCTGCTCGATGCGACCGCGCAGAAGATCGTGACCGAGATGTCGCGCCTGCCGACGCTGGTCGCGCCGCGTGTCGCCGGCAACATGCAGCGCCCGGAAATCGTCATCAAGCCGCGCTTCGATCTCGCCGCAAATCTCGGCGTGACGACGCAGGCGCTGTCGTCGGCGATCCGGATCGCGACGCTCGGCGATATCGACCAGAACTCGGCGCGCTTCTCGCTGTCCGATCGCCAGATCCCGATCCGCGTGGCACTCGACCAGGGCGCACGTAGCGAGCTCTCGACGATCCAGAACCTGCCGGTGGCGACCGCGTCGGGTGGTTCGGTGCCGCTCAACTTGGTGGCGGAGATCACGCTCGGCTCCGGCCCGACCAAGATCGACCGCGTCAATCAACAGCGTCAGCTGACGATCGGCGCCGATCTCGCGCCCGGTATCGTCTCCGGCGTCGCGCAGAAGCAGATCGACGCGCTGCCGACGATGGCGAACCTGCCGACAGGCGTGAACAAACTCGTGTTGGGGCAGTCGAAGTTCCAGGCGGAGATGATCAACAACTTCATCCTGGCGGTGATAGCGGGGACGTTCCTGGTGTTTGCGGTGCTGGTGCTGTTGTACCGCCGCGCGCTGCCGCCGTTCGTCAACATGGGGTCGCTGTTGCTCGCGCCGCTGGGCGGGTTGATCGCGTTGTGGGCGACGGGCAACCCGGTATCGATGCCGGTGTTCATTGGTATCCTGATGCTGCTCGGCATCGTCGCGAAGAACTCGATCCTGCTGATCGACTTCGCGCTGGAGGAGATGGGCAAGGGCGTCGACGTGTGGACCGCGGTGGTCGATGCCGGCCACAAGCGCGCGCAGCCGATCGTGATGACCACGGTCGCAATGGTCGCGGGCATGATCCCGACCGCGCTGTCGCTCGGCGGCGACGGATCGTGGCGCGCGCCGATGGGCATCGTCGTGATCGGCGGGCTCGTCCTGTCGACCATCCTGACGCTGTTGATCGTCCCCGCGGCGTTCAGCCTCGCAGTCGGGATCGAGCGGTATATCGGCCCACGCCTCGGCCGCAGCCTGCTCACCTATCGCCCCGGCGACGACGGCAGCGAAGTGATTGGGCTCGCTGGACCGTCGGGGCCACGGCTCGGACCGGCAACCCCCAAGCTCGGCGATGGCACACAGCCAGCCGAGTGACGCCATCGCGCCCCTCGTGTTAAGCGACGTTGGAGCTCCGCGCGATGGCGGGGCGTCGCGGAATACGGCACGAACGGCGCACGTGCCGTCGAGTCGAGCATGGGGAGGTCGAGCGCGTGCCGGTCGAGCGCAGACCGGTCATGCCGGAGTCAGTCGAAAGTCGGCCGGTCGAGCATGGGCCAGTCGAGCGCGGGCGGGCCAAAAGCATCGCGCGTCGGCCTGGCGTCGAGGAATACGGCACGAACGTCACCAGCGCGAGCCGTCTGGTCGAGCACGGGCGAGTCAGACACGCGGCGGTTGAGCGTGGGCTGGTCATGCCGGCATCGGTCGCAAGCCGGGTGGCAGTCTAGCGCGGACCGCTCGCGATCCAGCCAATCACGCGCGGGGGTGGCAAAATTCCACCAGCCGAGCGCATCTGAATCGAGCGCACGTCAGGCGAAAGCCGGATCGTCCGCCCCGCTCGTGAACTATCCCCGCGCTGGGGGATTGTTTCGGGCATGACAGTTTCAACCCGCACGCGCCCGGCGAGCGAAGCAACGCCGCCCGCCCTCGTCCGCATGCGGATCGTCGCGACCGGGCTGCTCGTGTTCATGGCCGCGACCTTCTTCGTCAGTCGCGCGCTGGTCCCCGTCCACCCCGCCTTCGCGTTCGTCCGCGCGTTCGCCGAGGCGGCGATGGTCGGCGGCCTCGCGGACTGGTTCGCGGTGACCGCACTGTTCCGCCATCCGCTCGGCCTGCCGATCCCGCACACAGCCATAGTGCCGCGCAACAAGGACCGGATCGGCGACACGCTCGCGCAGTTCCTCCGCGCGAATTTCCTGATCCCCGTCGTCATCGCCAGGCGAACCCGCCGCCTCGACGTGGCGGGCGCGATCGCACGCTGGCTGACCGATCCACCCGAGGGGGCAGGGGGGCGCTTTCGCCAGGGCGCGTCGAAGCTGGTCGCGCAGGTTCTCGAGGGGCTCGATCCGGCGCGGCTCGGCGGGATGGTCAAGGCCGGGATCGGCGCCCGCCTGCGCGCGACGGAGGTGTCGCCGATCCTCGGCCAGTTGCTCAAGGCCGCGATCGCCGAGCGCCGCCACGCGCCGCTGCTCGAAAGCGCGATCCGCTGGGCGGCAAAGACGCTGGCGGCGAACGACCACCTCGTCCGCGCGATGGTCCACGACAAGGCCGGTTCGATCCTGCGCTGGACCGGGCTCGACACGACCGTCGCGGACAAGCTGATCAACGGCTTCGACAAGCTGCTCGCCGAGATGGCGGAGGACCCCGAGCATCCGTTGCGCCTGAAGGCGGAGGAGGGCCTCGATCGGCTCGCCTGGGATCTGCAATATGACCGCCGGATGCGCGAGCGCGTCGAGACGATGAAGAACGACCTGCTCGACAATCCGGCAATGCAGCGCTGGCTCGACGGCCTGTGGGAGCAGGCACGCGGCGCGCTCCTCGCGATCGCGCGCGACCCCGAGCGGGCAATGGCCGGCAAGCTCGGCGACATCCTGCGCCAGCTCGGCGAGACGTTGCAGCACGATCCGCGCATGTCGCGGACGATCAACCGGTTCGTGAGGCGCGCGGCGGTCGGCGCGGCGGCGGATTACGGCGACGGCATCGTCAAGCTGGTCTCGGAAACGGTCCGTAGCTGGGACGCCGACACGATCACCCGCCGCCTGGAAAACGCCGTCGGCCGCGACCTGCAATATATCCGCGTGAACGGCACGATCGTCGGCGGGCTGGTCGGGCTGGTGATCCACAGCGTCGATGTTTTGCTATGATGGGTAGAGCATAGGATCTTTTAGATCGCACGCGGAACGGCAGTTTTACAGGTATAGTCCGGTCGTTTGTGGCTGTCTGAGTTTAGCAAGACCTGGAGGGGTTGGGTTCGAAAACAGATCGAGATGCAATGGCGCTTGCCGACATCGAGTGTCTGGTTTGAGAAGGGAAGGCCGACAGGCCGCCTTTGATAGGCGACGGCCCATCAGAAGCCGCTCGTTCAGTGGTAGCGCCAGGTATCGTCCGCTATCATCAGGCCATGAGTGAATCGGCAGACACGACCGCGCGGCCACCGTGGCAACTCGAGCTGCCCGATCGCGCGTCGATCATGGTCGGTGAGCTGGCGAAACGGGGACACTGGATCGTCGCCACGTTGGCGACCGGCATACCATGGCCGGTAAAGACGCACAAAGTCGTATATCTGGGGCAGGATTTTTGGATTATTCCCCCGACGCAGAATGCAAGTCCTGCAGTCGCTATGCGTATGGAGCGCGATGCGACCAGCGATCATCGAACGAAGATGATGCGGTTTCTGAGTGCGCTGTCCTGGACGCAGGGATACGGGGTCAGGGTCAGCGGTTTCGGCGGCGGGAGTATGCCGTTCCTGTCCTCGGGTAGAGGAACGGGCGGTCACACGCTCACAGCCGACTTTGTTGTGCGCGACCTGCCGGAACCGGATGCGTCTGGTCAGCTCGCACTCGCTCTCATGCGAGAGGCCCGCGGACTTGACCATTCGGCTTATTCGTTTCTGACCTTCTACCGCGTGTTGGAAGCGGCATTGCCCCAGGGTCAGGCGCGGGGCGCCTGGATTACTGATGCGCTCGATAAACTAGAGGGGCAAGCCAAAGAGGCGCTGGCCAAGGTCAGGGCGCGCGGCGTTAATGATGTCGGCGTACATATCCAGCTCGCCCGGCGGCAGGCGATTGCGCATGCCGCCAAGCAGCCGATTATGGATCCTGACGACTACAGCGTCGTGCACGAACTTTATGAAGAGCGGCCCCTCATCCAGGGACTGGCCGAACGGGCGATTGAGGAAATCTTTGGCATTCCGACACCGTCGTCGATTTACCGAGCACACCTCTACGAGTTGGCCGGATTTCGCCTCATCATGCCGCCGGACCTCATGACACAAATCATGGAGGGACCATGGGAAGGTATCAGCGGCACAATCGATGTACCGCTGCTCGATATCGAGTTGCGCCGGAGTGAGCCGTTCTCGGCGCTGCGCGGTATGCTCCCCGTTGCCGTCGACATCGCGGAAGCAACGTTGAAGCTGCTCTATCGTTCACCTGACAACCTCATCGACTTCGAGTTTGAGCTGCACTTTGACAGTGAACGGCTTGTGTTCGACCTCGACTGTGGACTGACAATTCGGGACGACGGGTCGGCGCACTCCGCGCGCAACATTGCCGACCTGCGGCGGTTCCAGCTCGATTATTTAGGCAATGGGGAGCTGCACGTTTATGATACTGACACGAGGGCGCTGCTCTCCCGCGTTGATGCTTTTATACCGGTGAATTGGGGCAATCACGAGTGGTTTGAGTCTGAGATCGCCAAATGGCTCAAAGCCGCGGAGCATCGTGCCAACCTAACCCCGCAAAATTAATTTGCCTTAGATCGACCGTTAAAATCGCACATGAAGCAGCGGCCGATTTCGGACACCGCTAAAGCTGAAGTTACTGCCGCCATTTTGGGCGTAGGTTGAATAGCTGGGATGGGTGGAAAGCGGTCGTTCACGAGATGATCCATACCGAAGTATGATGTCATCCGCGTTACCGATCCGTATCATGCGCATCACTAGCTGCGGATGACAACTACATGGGCTACCTAATTGTGTTCTTCGGGGCTGGAGTGGGAGGGGTCTTTCGGCAAGCTTTAGGATCGACTGTCACGAAAGCGCTC
This genomic window contains:
- a CDS encoding DUF445 domain-containing protein, encoding MTVSTRTRPASEATPPALVRMRIVATGLLVFMAATFFVSRALVPVHPAFAFVRAFAEAAMVGGLADWFAVTALFRHPLGLPIPHTAIVPRNKDRIGDTLAQFLRANFLIPVVIARRTRRLDVAGAIARWLTDPPEGAGGRFRQGASKLVAQVLEGLDPARLGGMVKAGIGARLRATEVSPILGQLLKAAIAERRHAPLLESAIRWAAKTLAANDHLVRAMVHDKAGSILRWTGLDTTVADKLINGFDKLLAEMAEDPEHPLRLKAEEGLDRLAWDLQYDRRMRERVETMKNDLLDNPAMQRWLDGLWEQARGALLAIARDPERAMAGKLGDILRQLGETLQHDPRMSRTINRFVRRAAVGAAADYGDGIVKLVSETVRSWDADTITRRLENAVGRDLQYIRVNGTIVGGLVGLVIHSVDVLL
- the mauJ gene encoding methylamine utilization protein MauJ, translated to MSESADTTARPPWQLELPDRASIMVGELAKRGHWIVATLATGIPWPVKTHKVVYLGQDFWIIPPTQNASPAVAMRMERDATSDHRTKMMRFLSALSWTQGYGVRVSGFGGGSMPFLSSGRGTGGHTLTADFVVRDLPEPDASGQLALALMREARGLDHSAYSFLTFYRVLEAALPQGQARGAWITDALDKLEGQAKEALAKVRARGVNDVGVHIQLARRQAIAHAAKQPIMDPDDYSVVHELYEERPLIQGLAERAIEEIFGIPTPSSIYRAHLYELAGFRLIMPPDLMTQIMEGPWEGISGTIDVPLLDIELRRSEPFSALRGMLPVAVDIAEATLKLLYRSPDNLIDFEFELHFDSERLVFDLDCGLTIRDDGSAHSARNIADLRRFQLDYLGNGELHVYDTDTRALLSRVDAFIPVNWGNHEWFESEIAKWLKAAEHRANLTPQN
- a CDS encoding efflux RND transporter periplasmic adaptor subunit → MNYETKTVGQIDGGEHEDQLVLPDYTAPSHRRRNIIIAVVVVLAILGAVFAFKGGKKDAAAGPVVEQVPTVSVMVPGRKTVDRTISATGTIAARREMPVGVAGEGGMITRVLVEPGQWVAAGQVLATVDRSVQTETAASLAASVSVARSDETIAQAELDRAKQLVDRGFISKADLQRKAATRDAAAARVKVAQATLGEARARNGRLDIRAPAAGLVLTRGVESGQVVGAGTGVLFRMAADGQMEMRAQLSEADLAGLHAGARATVVPVGTTQGFPGQVWQVSPVIDPQSRQGIARIAVAYDPALRPGGFAAATIVGGATQAPLLPDSALQSDEKGSFVYIIGADNKAVRRDIKIGQVSDAGVTILSGLDGTERVVLSAGGFLAPGQKVKPVTKKAS
- a CDS encoding efflux RND transporter permease subunit; protein product: MNFRNISAWAIRNPVPPIVLFIALTLAGIVSFMRMDVNNDPDIDFPIAIVVINQPGAAPTELETQVTQRVEAAVRSLQGIDEITSTVTEGQSQTVVQLSIGTPIDRAVTDVRDAIAQIRSDLPEGILEPQVFRANTTDNDLASYSVIAKDMTVEQLSWYIDNNVAKELLSVPGMAAVNRNGGVSREIRIILDPLKLQSQGLTASQVNAQLRQVNLNAAGGRAEIAGSEQSVRVLGNAKDAVALAQTQISVGNGRTVRLADIAQVRDLYAEQRSRAAIDGRQTISFDFQRSKGSSDVTVFNEAVKKLAAMEKRNPNVHFVLRSNSVKYTEMQYESAIHAMIEGAVLAVIVVFLFLRDWRATVISSLAIPLSAIPAFWFMDLLGFNLNQMTLLALSLVAGVLVDDAIVEIENIVRHMRMGKSAYQASIDAADEIGLAVLATTMAIVAVFLPVGLMPGISGQFFKNFGLTVVASVLMSLAVARLVTPMLAAYFLKSAGPAVHGEGVLMDGYMATLKWTLETGKAKASAARGGFHRLTSRFRDHRFWVLGLGVFAFLMTIVMFAVLPMTFQPAQDNDTSMAVIDMVPGTTLAQTEAVVTKVAALIGSQPDVQSVYARSGANGSVNAGRVTATLKDDRKMKSTEFERSLAPQLAAIPDARVSFRSQNGWGGSTRDMSVTLGGDDPKLLDATAQKIVTEMSRLPTLVAPRVAGNMQRPEIVIKPRFDLAANLGVTTQALSSAIRIATLGDIDQNSARFSLSDRQIPIRVALDQGARSELSTIQNLPVATASGGSVPLNLVAEITLGSGPTKIDRVNQQRQLTIGADLAPGIVSGVAQKQIDALPTMANLPTGVNKLVLGQSKFQAEMINNFILAVIAGTFLVFAVLVLLYRRALPPFVNMGSLLLAPLGGLIALWATGNPVSMPVFIGILMLLGIVAKNSILLIDFALEEMGKGVDVWTAVVDAGHKRAQPIVMTTVAMVAGMIPTALSLGGDGSWRAPMGIVVIGGLVLSTILTLLIVPAAFSLAVGIERYIGPRLGRSLLTYRPGDDGSEVIGLAGPSGPRLGPATPKLGDGTQPAE